From the genome of Burkholderia cepacia ATCC 25416:
GTGCCCTTCATGCCGAGGCGCGCCGCCTCGTCGTTCATCATCGTGACGAACTGCCCTTCGCTGCCGCCGACCAGTTCGGCCAGCGCGATCGCGGCGTCGTTGCCCGACTGGATGATCATCCCGTACACGAGATCGTGCACCGACACCGGCTTGTTCGCCTCGATGAACATGCGCGACTCGTCGCGGCCGACGCGGCGCACGGCTTCGCTCGGCGTGACGATCTGCTCCATCGAGATCTTCTTCTTGTCGAGCGCCTCGAACACGAGGTACGCCGTCATCAGCTTCGTCAGCGATGCGGGCTCGACGCGTTCATCGGCATTGCCCGATGCGAGCACCGTGTTGCTGGTCGCATCGACGAGCACCCACGAGCGCGCATTCACGCCCGGCGGCGGCACTGCGCCCGGCATGTAGGTCGCGGGCGCGCCGGTGAACTGCTCGGCGGCCGGCGCCGCATGCGCGGCCTTGGCCTTGGCGGCCGGCTTGGCCTCGGCAACGACGATCGTCGACGCGAGCGCGACAGGCAGCATCACGCCGAGCGCGACGTTGCGCGCGGCGGTGCCGAAGGCGATGGAGGAAGCGAGGGACTTGAGGCCTTGGGAAGACAGACGCATGATCGATTCAGGCTGATGGCAGAAAGTGCGGTGCGAAACGCGCAGGGTTGAACGGCAAGGCGGCGGGCGTTTCGGGCACTCGCCCGAAATCGTCGGGCGACGCGAAACGCGCCGGTTGGACTCGTGCGGACGCGTTCGGTTCGCGGCCGTCGCGAGCGGGCGGACAGGCGGCGAAACGAGCGCCGCATGGGCCCAGCCGGGCCGCGGGCGACGCGGAATCCGGCCATTATACGTGGCCGCGCAGCGCGTTTTCGCGAACCTGGCGCAGGATCGCCGTCCATCTTCATCGGGCGCGGGGTGCCGGCAAGCTGCGCGTCATCGCACGCGAAGGTGTGCGAAAGGTGTGCGCAAGCGAAGGAGAAGTCGGGTCGCGCCGCACGCCGCGGCGCGATGTCGCGAAAGGGAAAATGCGCATCCGGCGCCGGCCGGAGCGCGTGCATGCAACACCGTGCGGGCCGCCGGCGTCACGCCGGCCGCCCGCGCGCCGGCTAGCGCCAGGCGTCGACGATGATGCGTTTCAGCACGTGCAGCTTGCGATGCAGGAAATGCTCGGCGCCGGGGATCACGACGACCGGCAGTTCCTGCGGCCGCGCCCAGTCGTACACCGACGCGATCGGCACCGTGTCGTCGGTTTCGCCGTGGATCACGAGCGTGTTCTCGGGCACGTCGGCCACCTGCCAGCGGCTCGCTGCCGTGCCGACGAACACCATCCGTTCGATCGTCCCGCCCGCGTCGCGCAGCCGCTTCGCGACGTGCGACAGCACGAAGGTACCGAACGAGAAGCCCGCGAGCACGAGCGGCAGGTCCGCGTACGCGGGCTGCGCGCGCATGTGCGCGAGCACCGCGAGCAGGTCGTCGGCCTCGCCGGTGCCGTTGTCGTGCACGCCCTCGGTCGCGCCGACGCCGCGGAAGTTCGACCGGAACACCACGTAGTTCAACTGCACGAGCGTGCGCGCGAGCGTTTGTGCGACCTTGTTGTCCATCGTGCCGCCGAACAGCGGATGCGGATGCGCGACGAGCGCGATGCCGCGCGGCGCGGCGCCGCCTTCGCGCACGGCATCGGGGAGGTCGACCGCGATTTCGATCTGCCCGACCGGGCCCGCGATCAGCGATTTCTGCGTATGAACGTTCATTCGGCCGGCCCGCTCAGATCTTCAGGCGGTCGACGACCTTGCCGTCGCGCAGGTGCGATTCGACGATCTCGTCGATGTCGGCCTGGTCGACGTACGTGTACCACGTGCCTTCCGGATACACGACCATCACCGGCCCTTCCTCGCAGCGGTCGAGGCAGCCGGCCTTGTTGATGCGAACCTTGCCGGGCCCCGCGAGGCCGAGCTCCTTCACGCGCTTTTTCGCGTATTCCTGCATGGTCTGCGCGTCGCATTGCGCGCAGCTCGGGCGTTCGGCGCCCGGTTCGCGCTGGTTCAGGCAGAAGAAGACGTGGTGCTGGTAGTAGGAATCCATGGTGGTGGCGAGCTGCCCGGCGCGAGGCCGTGCGGAAAGAGGAGCGGTTGCCGCTGCGCGGGGCAACGGGCGTGTAGTGTTCGGTGCCAGGCGGCGCTTGCGTGCCGGCGGATTCGTGCTCGCGGCAACGCGCAAACCGCAGCGATACCTGGCGGCATCGCGAGGATTTGCAACGCGGCCACGGGGGCGAAGGCGCCGCACACAAGTGCCGATTGGTGCCGAACACTGCACTCGTGCGGACGATTATAACGAGGGGCGCACGCCGCTGCCCGCGGTACCGCCGCGGCCATCGCGGCGTAACCGCCGCAGCCTTCGCGTCAGCGGCGCAGCACGGCCGGCAGCCACGCGTGCTCGACGCGCTGGCCGAGCCAGATCAGCGCCGCGTAGGGCCAGATCCACGCGAGCCAGCGTGCGAGGCTGTTGAAGTGCACGTAGCGGCCCTGCCGCCAGCCCGACAGCGTGAAGTCGAAGAACGGGTTGACGGGCAGCAGGTTCACGAGCGCCACGCCGGCCAGCAGCGCGAGCGCCGCCAGCGTCGCGCGCCACGTCGCCGGCACGTGCAGCGCGACGAGCGCGGCCGCGAAGCCGAGCTCGATTCCGAGCCGCGCGCCGGGCGTCGCCCACACGACGACGAGGCCGGTGGCCGACTGCATGAAGGTCGCGGCCGCCTTCAGCACGAGCGTCGCGGCGACGAGCGCGATCAGCAGCCGGATGCGCGGTGCGCGCGGCCGCATCGCGAGCGACGCGATCGCCAGCGCGGCGAACAGCATCAGCCCGCCGAGCGCGGCCTCCCACCCGGAGTCGGACAGCCAGCCGTCGACGCGCTCGGGCCATTCGCCCACGCGCCACGCCGCCGGCAGCCACGCGAGCAGCGTGTCCTGCATCGACGCGTCGGCACGCTCCCACAGCGCGGCCGGCCAGTCGCCGATGCCGAACAGGAACGGCGACGGGAACAGGATCGCGAACGGCCACAGCCCGGCGAGCAGCAGCGGCGTCGCACCGTCGTCCTCGAACCACGCGAAGCGCAGCCGGCGCAGCGCGCCGCGATCGAGCAGCGCACCGGCGGCCGGCGCGACGAGCGCCGCCCCCAGCAGCGCGCCGAGCGCGTTGGCCG
Proteins encoded in this window:
- a CDS encoding alpha/beta hydrolase; protein product: MNVHTQKSLIAGPVGQIEIAVDLPDAVREGGAAPRGIALVAHPHPLFGGTMDNKVAQTLARTLVQLNYVVFRSNFRGVGATEGVHDNGTGEADDLLAVLAHMRAQPAYADLPLVLAGFSFGTFVLSHVAKRLRDAGGTIERMVFVGTAASRWQVADVPENTLVIHGETDDTVPIASVYDWARPQELPVVVIPGAEHFLHRKLHVLKRIIVDAWR
- a CDS encoding (2Fe-2S) ferredoxin domain-containing protein, with product MDSYYQHHVFFCLNQREPGAERPSCAQCDAQTMQEYAKKRVKELGLAGPGKVRINKAGCLDRCEEGPVMVVYPEGTWYTYVDQADIDEIVESHLRDGKVVDRLKI
- a CDS encoding VanZ family protein yields the protein MSATGTPRASPLARQAFAAYAALIVYASLYPFAGWVSLGIGPFDYLFAPMQRYVTAFDVVTNVLGYLPFGALGVLALHPRWRGVAATLIVAGLGVLLSGAMEALQTYLPARVASNLDLAANALGALLGAALVAPAAGALLDRGALRRLRFAWFEDDGATPLLLAGLWPFAILFPSPFLFGIGDWPAALWERADASMQDTLLAWLPAAWRVGEWPERVDGWLSDSGWEAALGGLMLFAALAIASLAMRPRAPRIRLLIALVAATLVLKAAATFMQSATGLVVVWATPGARLGIELGFAAALVALHVPATWRATLAALALLAGVALVNLLPVNPFFDFTLSGWRQGRYVHFNSLARWLAWIWPYAALIWLGQRVEHAWLPAVLRR